Proteins from a single region of Microbacterium sp. zg-Y818:
- the secY gene encoding preprotein translocase subunit SecY: MFSAIARVFRTPDLRRKIGFTLGIIAVYRLGAHVPTPFVDFPNVQSCLAQSGGTEGLLSLVNLFSGGALLQLSIFALGVMPYITATIIVQLLRVVIPHFETLYKEGQAGQSKLTQYTRYLTIALALLQSTTLITVARSGQLFGITGIAECEQVLTNDAWWAQLLMIITMTAGTGLIMWFAELVTERGVGNGMSLLIFTSIAATFPSAMWSIWQARGFEIFLLVLAVGILTVALVVFVEQSQRRIPVQYAKRMVGRRTYGGTNTYIPIKVNMAGVVPVIFASSLLYIPSLIAQFNQTPDAEGNVPGWVAWIQQYFTTGDHPLYMAVYFLLIVGFTYFYVAITFNPVDVADNMKKYGGFIPGIRAGRPTAEYLDYVLTRITLPGSIYLGLIALIPLIALATVGANQNFPFGGASILIIVGVGLETVKQIDAQLQQRHYEGLLR; encoded by the coding sequence TTGTTCAGCGCCATCGCGCGGGTCTTCCGCACACCCGACCTGAGGCGGAAGATCGGCTTCACGCTCGGGATCATCGCCGTGTATCGCCTCGGTGCCCACGTGCCGACGCCGTTCGTGGACTTCCCGAACGTGCAGTCCTGCCTCGCGCAGTCAGGCGGCACCGAGGGCCTGCTCTCGCTTGTGAACCTCTTCTCCGGAGGCGCGCTGCTGCAGCTGTCGATCTTCGCGCTGGGCGTGATGCCGTACATCACGGCCACGATCATCGTGCAGCTTCTGCGCGTGGTGATCCCGCACTTCGAGACGCTCTACAAAGAGGGCCAGGCCGGCCAGAGCAAGCTGACGCAGTACACCCGCTATCTGACGATCGCCCTCGCGCTGCTGCAGTCGACCACGCTCATCACGGTCGCCCGCAGCGGTCAGCTGTTCGGCATCACCGGCATCGCGGAGTGCGAGCAGGTGCTCACCAACGACGCGTGGTGGGCGCAGCTGCTGATGATCATCACGATGACCGCCGGCACCGGCCTCATCATGTGGTTCGCCGAGCTCGTCACCGAGCGCGGCGTCGGCAACGGCATGTCGCTGCTCATCTTCACCTCGATCGCCGCCACGTTCCCCTCGGCCATGTGGTCGATCTGGCAGGCCCGCGGCTTCGAGATCTTCCTGCTGGTGCTGGCCGTCGGCATCCTGACCGTCGCCCTCGTCGTCTTCGTCGAGCAGTCGCAGAGGCGCATCCCGGTGCAGTACGCCAAGCGCATGGTGGGACGCCGCACCTACGGCGGCACCAACACCTACATCCCGATCAAGGTCAACATGGCCGGCGTCGTGCCCGTCATCTTCGCCTCGTCGCTGCTGTACATCCCCTCCCTCATCGCGCAGTTCAACCAGACGCCCGATGCCGAGGGCAACGTGCCCGGCTGGGTGGCGTGGATCCAGCAGTACTTCACCACCGGCGACCACCCGCTGTACATGGCGGTGTACTTCCTGCTCATCGTCGGCTTCACGTACTTCTACGTCGCCATCACGTTCAACCCGGTCGACGTCGCCGACAACATGAAGAAGTACGGCGGGTTCATCCCCGGCATCCGTGCCGGGCGTCCCACCGCCGAGTACCTCGACTACGTGCTCACCCGCATCACGCTGCCGGGCTCGATCTACCTGGGCCTCATCGCCCTCATCCCGCTTATCGCCCTCGCCACGGTCGGCGCCAACCAGAACTTCCCGTTCGGCGGCGCGTCGATCCTGATCATCGTCGGTGTGGGTCTCGAGACGGTCAAGCAGATCGACGCCCAGCTGCAGCAGCGCCACTACGAAGGGCTTCTCCGATGA
- a CDS encoding adenylate kinase, which translates to MTTPRLLIVGPQGSGKGTQGVRIAQSLGIPVISTGDVFRANVKAGTELGKQVQAIIEAGNLVPDELTSAIVRDRLAQDDAAGGFLLDGYPRNLGQVADLDAFLSGRDEELTGVIELSVPREESISRLTLRAAEQGRTDDTEDVIAHRLSIYERETAPILDVYRERGIVDTIDGVGTLDEITERIRVALAARDLVGA; encoded by the coding sequence ATGACCACGCCCCGTCTTCTCATCGTCGGACCGCAGGGCTCGGGCAAGGGCACGCAGGGCGTGCGCATCGCCCAGTCGCTGGGCATCCCCGTCATCTCCACCGGCGACGTGTTCCGCGCGAACGTCAAGGCGGGCACCGAGCTCGGCAAGCAGGTGCAGGCCATCATCGAGGCCGGCAACCTCGTGCCCGACGAGCTGACCAGCGCCATCGTGCGCGACCGGCTCGCGCAGGACGACGCCGCGGGCGGGTTCCTGCTCGACGGATACCCCCGCAACCTCGGCCAGGTGGCAGACCTCGACGCGTTCCTGTCGGGCCGCGACGAGGAGCTCACCGGCGTCATCGAGCTCTCCGTCCCCCGCGAAGAGAGCATCTCGCGGCTCACGCTGCGCGCTGCCGAGCAGGGCCGCACCGACGACACCGAAGACGTCATCGCCCACCGCCTGTCGATCTACGAGCGCGAGACCGCGCCCATCCTCGACGTGTACCGCGAGCGCGGCATCGTCGACACGATCGACGGCGTGGGCACGCTGGACGAGATCACCGAGCGGATCCGCGTGGCGCTGGCCGCGCGCGATCTCGTCGGCGCCTGA
- the map gene encoding type I methionyl aminopeptidase codes for MLRRSIYKTPAQLRAMVEPGRITAAALEAVRELVAPGVTTLELDAAASAVIRARGAESNFQLVRGYRHTVCTSVNEQVVHGIPSDRVLEPGDIVSIDAGAQYQGWNGDSAITVVVPDPSRPQLVAERERLSEVTRGSLWAGIAALAHAKHIGEIGDAVQGYIEQSGEDYGILRDYVGHGIGRKMHEAPSVFNYRVADRGAEVKPGLCLAIEPMVVAGSEETFVEDDDWTVSTVDGSAGSHWEHSVAVHHGGIWVLTAPDGGAAGLAPFGVVPREIG; via the coding sequence GTGCTGCGCCGCTCCATCTACAAGACCCCCGCACAGCTGCGGGCCATGGTCGAACCCGGCCGCATCACCGCCGCGGCCCTCGAGGCCGTCCGCGAGCTGGTCGCCCCCGGTGTGACGACGCTCGAGCTGGATGCCGCCGCAAGCGCCGTCATCCGCGCGCGCGGAGCCGAGTCGAACTTCCAGCTGGTGCGCGGCTACCGCCACACCGTCTGCACGTCGGTGAACGAGCAGGTGGTGCACGGCATCCCGAGCGACCGCGTGCTCGAGCCCGGCGACATCGTCTCGATCGACGCGGGCGCACAGTATCAGGGCTGGAACGGCGACTCGGCGATCACCGTCGTCGTGCCCGATCCGTCGCGGCCGCAACTGGTGGCCGAGCGCGAGCGTCTGTCCGAGGTCACTCGCGGGTCGCTGTGGGCGGGCATCGCCGCGCTGGCGCACGCGAAGCACATCGGCGAGATCGGCGATGCGGTGCAGGGCTACATCGAGCAGTCCGGCGAGGACTACGGCATCCTGCGCGATTACGTCGGCCACGGCATCGGCCGCAAGATGCACGAGGCGCCGTCGGTGTTCAACTACCGCGTCGCCGACCGCGGCGCCGAGGTCAAGCCGGGACTGTGTCTCGCGATCGAGCCGATGGTGGTCGCCGGCAGCGAGGAGACCTTCGTCGAGGACGACGACTGGACCGTCTCGACCGTCGACGGCTCAGCCGGCTCACACTGGGAACATAGCGTCGCCGTGCATCATGGAGGCATCTGGGTGCTCACTGCGCCCGATGGAGGAGCCGCGGGTCTGGCGCCGTTCGGCGTTGTCCCGCGCGAGATCGGATAG
- a CDS encoding DsbA family protein: MAAAGNKTNWFAIWVSVAVVVVLVGVGGLVWWMNSAATSPGTAPESSAVDSETGAIIVGDGPDEVEVWADFYCPHCQDFEDLYGPTISELVDSGDITLRLQPVALPSLNAASGTEFSARSASAMYCVAEEAGGEAAYDFMTSVFALHPTGEGLTNEKLTQLAEDAGAPDAGECIADQTHAKFAESQVQNLPANDQGQAGTPSLLVNGEYVTITGDVAADITDRLG, translated from the coding sequence GTGGCAGCGGCAGGGAACAAGACCAACTGGTTCGCGATCTGGGTGAGTGTGGCGGTCGTCGTCGTGCTCGTCGGCGTCGGCGGTCTGGTGTGGTGGATGAACAGCGCCGCCACGTCGCCAGGCACGGCGCCCGAGTCCTCTGCGGTCGACTCCGAGACCGGCGCGATCATCGTGGGCGACGGTCCCGACGAGGTCGAGGTCTGGGCCGACTTCTACTGCCCCCACTGCCAGGACTTCGAGGACCTGTACGGTCCCACCATTTCGGAGCTCGTCGACTCCGGCGACATCACGCTGCGGCTGCAGCCGGTGGCGCTGCCGAGCCTGAACGCGGCATCCGGCACGGAGTTCTCGGCCCGCTCGGCCAGCGCGATGTACTGCGTGGCCGAAGAGGCCGGCGGCGAGGCCGCGTATGACTTCATGACCTCGGTGTTCGCGCTGCACCCGACCGGCGAGGGGCTCACCAACGAGAAGCTCACGCAGCTGGCCGAGGATGCCGGTGCCCCCGATGCCGGGGAGTGCATCGCCGATCAGACGCACGCGAAGTTCGCAGAGTCGCAGGTGCAGAACCTTCCCGCCAACGACCAGGGCCAGGCCGGCACGCCGAGCCTGCTGGTCAACGGCGAGTACGTCACGATCACCGGCGACGTCGCCGCCGACATCACCGACCGCCTGGGCTGA
- the infA gene encoding translation initiation factor IF-1: MAKKDGVIEIEGVISEALPNAMFRVELSNGHKVLATISGKMRQNYIRIIPEDRVVVELSPYDLTRGRIVYRYR; encoded by the coding sequence ATGGCGAAGAAAGACGGTGTCATCGAGATCGAGGGTGTGATCTCCGAGGCTCTCCCGAACGCGATGTTCCGCGTGGAGCTGAGCAACGGACACAAGGTGCTCGCAACGATCTCGGGCAAGATGCGACAGAACTACATCCGCATCATCCCCGAGGACCGCGTTGTCGTCGAGCTCAGCCCGTACGACCTCACGCGCGGTCGCATCGTCTACCGCTACCGCTAG
- the rpmJ gene encoding 50S ribosomal protein L36: MKVNPSVKPICDHCKVIRRHGRVMVICKSNPRHKQRQG; this comes from the coding sequence ATGAAGGTCAACCCCTCCGTCAAGCCCATCTGCGACCACTGCAAGGTCATCCGCCGCCACGGTCGCGTCATGGTCATCTGCAAGTCCAACCCGCGCCACAAGCAGCGCCAGGGTTGA
- the rpsM gene encoding 30S ribosomal protein S13, which yields MARLAGVDIPRDKRVVIALTYIYGVGRTRSLEILEATDISGDIRVKDLTDDQLVTLRDYIEGNYKVEGDLRREVAADIRRKVEIGSYEGLRHRRGLPVRGQRTKTNARTRKGPKRTVAGKKKAR from the coding sequence ATGGCACGTCTTGCCGGCGTCGACATCCCGCGCGATAAGCGCGTGGTCATCGCCCTGACCTACATCTACGGCGTTGGCCGTACCCGTTCGCTCGAGATCCTCGAGGCGACCGACATCAGCGGAGACATCCGCGTCAAGGACCTCACTGACGACCAGCTCGTCACGCTCCGCGACTACATCGAGGGCAACTACAAGGTGGAGGGTGACCTTCGCCGCGAGGTGGCCGCCGACATCCGCCGCAAGGTGGAGATCGGATCCTACGAGGGCCTGCGCCACCGCCGCGGCCTGCCGGTGCGCGGCCAGCGCACCAAGACCAACGCTCGTACCCGCAAGGGTCCCAAGCGCACGGTCGCCGGCAAGAAGAAGGCGCGCTAG
- the rpsK gene encoding 30S ribosomal protein S11: MAQAKSAARKPRRKEKKNIALGHAHIKSTFNNTIVSITDPSGAVISWASSGGVGFKGSRKSTPYAAGMAAESAARQAQEHGVKKVDVFVKGPGSGRETAIRSLTAAGLEVGSIQDVTPQAHNGCRPPKRRRV; encoded by the coding sequence ATGGCACAGGCCAAGAGCGCCGCGCGCAAGCCGCGTCGCAAGGAGAAGAAGAACATCGCGCTGGGTCACGCCCACATCAAGTCGACGTTCAACAACACCATCGTCTCGATCACGGACCCGTCCGGCGCTGTCATCAGCTGGGCCTCGTCCGGTGGCGTGGGCTTCAAGGGCTCGCGCAAGTCGACCCCCTATGCCGCAGGCATGGCGGCGGAGTCGGCTGCGCGCCAGGCTCAGGAGCACGGCGTCAAGAAGGTCGACGTCTTCGTGAAGGGTCCGGGTTCGGGCCGCGAGACCGCGATCCGCTCGCTGACGGCCGCCGGCCTCGAGGTGGGGTCCATCCAGGACGTCACCCCGCAGGCGCACAACGGCTGCCGTCCGCCGAAGCGCCGTCGCGTCTGA
- a CDS encoding DNA-directed RNA polymerase subunit alpha, whose protein sequence is MLIAQRPTLTEEKIGEFRSRFIIEPLEPGFGYTIGNALRRSLLSSIPGAAVTSIRIDGVLHEFSTIPGVREDVTEIILNIKQLVVSSERDEPITAYLRKTGAGEVTAADISAPAGVEVHNPELVIATLNDTAKFELELTIERGRGYVSATQNRNEYAEAGVVPIDSIYSPVLKVSYRVDATRAGERTDFDKLVLDVETKASMSPRDAVASAGRTLTELFGLARELNVEAEGIEIGPAPVETVLSNELSMPIEDLDLSVRSYNCLKREGINTVSELVALSETQLMNIRNFGQKSVDEVRDKLVSLGLSLKDSVPGFDGAHFYGGYDDENI, encoded by the coding sequence GTGCTCATCGCACAGCGTCCCACTTTGACCGAGGAGAAGATCGGCGAGTTCCGCAGCCGGTTCATCATCGAGCCGCTGGAGCCCGGGTTCGGATACACGATCGGCAACGCGCTGCGCCGCAGCCTGCTGTCGTCGATTCCCGGCGCGGCCGTCACCAGCATCCGTATCGACGGCGTGCTGCACGAGTTCAGCACGATCCCCGGTGTCCGGGAGGATGTCACCGAGATCATCCTCAACATCAAGCAGCTGGTCGTCTCGAGCGAGCGCGATGAGCCCATCACCGCGTACCTGCGCAAGACGGGTGCCGGCGAGGTCACCGCGGCGGACATCTCCGCTCCGGCCGGTGTCGAGGTGCACAACCCCGAGCTGGTCATCGCGACCCTCAACGACACCGCCAAGTTCGAGCTGGAGCTGACGATCGAGCGTGGCCGCGGCTACGTCTCGGCCACGCAGAACCGCAACGAGTACGCCGAGGCCGGGGTCGTCCCGATCGACTCGATCTACTCGCCGGTGCTCAAGGTCAGCTACCGCGTCGACGCCACGCGTGCCGGTGAGCGCACCGACTTCGACAAGCTGGTGCTCGACGTCGAGACGAAGGCCTCGATGTCGCCGCGCGACGCCGTCGCCTCGGCCGGTCGCACCCTGACCGAGCTGTTCGGCCTCGCCCGCGAGCTGAACGTCGAGGCCGAGGGCATCGAGATCGGCCCCGCGCCGGTCGAGACCGTGCTCTCGAACGAGCTGTCGATGCCCATCGAGGACCTCGACCTCTCGGTGCGCTCGTACAACTGCCTGAAGCGTGAAGGCATCAACACGGTTTCGGAGCTCGTCGCGCTGTCGGAGACGCAGCTGATGAACATCCGCAACTTCGGTCAGAAGTCGGTCGACGAGGTGCGCGACAAGCTCGTCTCGCTCGGCCTGTCGCTGAAGGACTCGGTCCCCGGGTTCGACGGCGCGCACTTCTACGGCGGATACGACGACGAGAACATCTGA
- the rplQ gene encoding 50S ribosomal protein L17 — MPKPTKGPRLGGGPAHERLLLANLAAALYTHGSITTTVTKAKRLRPLAERLITFAKRGDLHARRRVLSVIGDKTVVHTLFTEIAPQVAEREGGYTRITKIGNRKGDNAPMAVIELVLEPVNPKPKSAKKSAAAAPAAAPAAEAEAPAEADETAAEAGAESPEEGAAAEAAAEDAVEEPAKSE, encoded by the coding sequence ATGCCCAAGCCCACCAAGGGTCCCCGCCTCGGAGGCGGCCCCGCCCACGAGCGTCTGCTTCTTGCGAACCTCGCCGCAGCGCTGTACACCCACGGCTCGATCACGACCACGGTGACCAAGGCCAAGCGCCTGCGTCCGCTGGCCGAGCGCCTCATCACGTTCGCCAAGCGCGGCGACCTGCACGCCCGTCGCCGGGTGCTCTCGGTCATCGGTGACAAGACCGTCGTGCACACGCTCTTCACCGAGATCGCGCCTCAGGTCGCCGAGCGCGAGGGTGGCTACACCCGCATCACGAAGATCGGCAACCGCAAGGGCGACAACGCCCCCATGGCCGTCATCGAACTGGTGCTCGAGCCCGTGAACCCGAAGCCGAAGTCGGCGAAGAAGTCCGCTGCTGCTGCTCCGGCTGCTGCTCCGGCCGCCGAGGCCGAGGCTCCCGCCGAGGCTGACGAGACCGCTGCCGAGGCCGGCGCCGAGTCGCCCGAGGAAGGCGCTGCCGCTGAGGCCGCCGCCGAGGACGCTGTCGAGGAGCCCGCGAAGTCGGAGTGA
- a CDS encoding VOC family protein: MAKMEHFEIPADDIGRAQAFYREVLGFEYEPWGDDMGVLRQPEGEGVNGDLHQRGTAPHPTVVFTVDRIEDTVALAVARGGELLGAIQPLDETSRWAYIRDSEGNLIGLYDEVSAA, from the coding sequence ATGGCGAAAATGGAGCATTTCGAGATCCCCGCAGACGACATCGGCCGCGCGCAGGCGTTCTACCGGGAGGTGCTCGGGTTCGAGTACGAACCGTGGGGCGACGACATGGGCGTGCTGCGACAGCCCGAAGGCGAGGGCGTCAACGGCGACCTGCATCAGCGCGGCACCGCCCCGCATCCGACCGTGGTCTTCACCGTCGACCGCATCGAGGACACCGTGGCTCTCGCGGTGGCCCGCGGCGGCGAGCTGCTGGGGGCGATCCAACCGCTCGACGAGACGTCGCGGTGGGCGTACATCCGCGACAGCGAGGGAAACCTGATCGGCCTGTACGACGAAGTGTCGGCGGCCTGA
- the tyrS gene encoding tyrosine--tRNA ligase, with product MSTEALTVAEPAIDPSFENVWDELVWRGLVHVSTDQQALRELLGGDPITYYCGFDPTAPSLHLGNLVQLLLLRRIQLAGHRPLGLVGGSTGLIGDPRPSAERTLNTPEVVAEWVTRLRGQVERFLSFEGDNAARIVNNLDWTAPLSAIDFLREVGKHYRVGTMLKKDAVAARLNSDAGISYTEFSYQILQGMDYLELYRQYGCVLQTGGSDQWGNLTSGTDLIHRVEGVSVHAIGTPLITNSDGTKFGKSEGNAIWLDPEMCSPYRMYQFWLNTEDADVVTRLKIFTFLTRDQIAEYERLVAEEPFRRAAQKRLALEVTTLVHGPEATAAVVAASEALFGKGDLTALDAATLRSALEELPNAQVTAQTTVAQALVDTGLTTSLSEARRAVAQGGVTLDGIRVEDDSAPVTGGLPGGVSVLRRGKKTLAGLFVSPTAD from the coding sequence GTGTCCACCGAAGCCTTGACCGTCGCAGAACCCGCCATCGACCCCTCGTTCGAGAACGTGTGGGACGAGCTGGTCTGGCGCGGCCTCGTGCACGTGTCCACCGATCAGCAGGCGCTGCGCGAGCTCCTCGGCGGCGACCCGATCACGTACTACTGCGGATTCGACCCGACCGCTCCGAGCCTGCACCTGGGCAACCTCGTGCAGCTGCTGCTGCTGCGCCGCATCCAGCTGGCCGGGCACCGCCCGCTCGGACTCGTCGGCGGCTCCACGGGGCTGATCGGAGACCCGCGGCCCTCGGCGGAGCGCACCCTGAACACCCCCGAGGTCGTCGCCGAGTGGGTGACGCGCCTGCGCGGCCAGGTCGAGCGGTTCCTGAGCTTCGAAGGCGACAACGCCGCGCGCATCGTCAACAACCTCGACTGGACGGCGCCGCTGAGCGCCATCGACTTCCTCCGCGAGGTCGGCAAGCACTACCGCGTCGGCACGATGCTCAAGAAGGACGCGGTCGCGGCGCGGCTGAACTCGGATGCCGGCATCAGCTACACGGAGTTCAGCTACCAGATCCTGCAGGGCATGGACTACCTCGAGCTCTACCGCCAGTACGGCTGCGTGCTGCAGACCGGCGGCAGCGACCAGTGGGGCAACCTCACGAGCGGCACGGATCTCATCCACCGCGTCGAGGGCGTCTCGGTGCACGCGATCGGCACGCCGCTGATCACCAACAGCGACGGCACCAAGTTCGGCAAGAGCGAGGGCAACGCCATCTGGCTCGACCCCGAGATGTGCAGTCCGTACCGGATGTACCAGTTCTGGCTGAACACCGAAGACGCCGACGTGGTGACGCGCCTCAAGATCTTCACGTTCCTCACCCGCGACCAGATCGCCGAGTACGAGCGACTCGTGGCCGAGGAGCCGTTCCGCCGGGCTGCGCAGAAGCGGCTCGCGCTCGAGGTGACGACCCTGGTGCACGGGCCGGAGGCGACCGCGGCGGTCGTCGCGGCATCCGAGGCGCTGTTCGGCAAGGGCGACCTGACGGCGCTGGATGCCGCAACCCTGCGCTCCGCCCTTGAGGAGCTGCCGAACGCCCAGGTCACGGCCCAAACGACGGTCGCGCAGGCGCTCGTCGACACCGGGCTCACCACGAGCCTGTCCGAAGCGCGCCGGGCGGTCGCGCAGGGCGGGGTGACCCTCGACGGCATCCGTGTCGAAGACGACTCGGCGCCGGTGACCGGCGGTCTGCCCGGCGGGGTGTCGGTACTGCGGCGCGGCAAGAAGACGCTCGCGGGGCTCTTCGTCTCACCGACTGCGGACTGA
- a CDS encoding DUF4184 family protein, with product MPFTPSHALVALPFLRTPLVPAAIAVGAMTPDLPLFVRGTPLTYAVTHSRVGLLVTVAVALLLLLVWRCVLRPAVRELSPRWLAVRLPQEWDTPFGPAARSTLGLSGEGPRRWATPVILALSLLLGVLSHIAWDELTHADRWGVVLFPVLDERWGPLVGYKWLQHGSSVVGMIVLAVCATLWLRRRSVVPIGPAVAPAWVRWTWWLSLPTTLVAAWGIGLAVYGPLTPGFGVEHLAYRMLPPACGVWGAVTIAVAVGVQVARARRARVAGVAGGASTPPTSA from the coding sequence ATGCCGTTCACTCCGAGCCATGCCCTCGTCGCGTTGCCGTTCCTGCGCACGCCGCTCGTTCCGGCGGCCATCGCCGTCGGGGCGATGACGCCTGACCTGCCGCTGTTCGTGCGGGGGACGCCGCTGACCTATGCAGTGACGCACTCCCGAGTGGGATTGCTCGTGACGGTGGCGGTGGCGCTGCTGCTGCTTCTGGTGTGGCGCTGCGTGCTGCGTCCGGCGGTACGCGAACTGTCGCCGCGGTGGCTGGCGGTGCGGTTGCCGCAGGAGTGGGACACGCCCTTCGGCCCCGCTGCGCGGAGCACGCTCGGTCTGTCGGGGGAGGGGCCCAGGCGCTGGGCGACGCCCGTGATCCTGGCCCTCTCACTTCTGCTGGGCGTGCTCAGCCACATCGCGTGGGACGAGCTGACCCATGCAGACCGCTGGGGCGTCGTGCTCTTCCCGGTGCTCGACGAGAGGTGGGGCCCCCTCGTGGGCTACAAGTGGCTGCAGCACGGCTCGAGCGTGGTGGGCATGATCGTGCTCGCCGTCTGCGCGACGCTGTGGCTGCGTCGTCGCTCGGTCGTCCCCATCGGTCCCGCTGTCGCCCCCGCCTGGGTGCGGTGGACATGGTGGCTCTCGCTGCCGACGACGCTGGTCGCGGCGTGGGGGATCGGGCTCGCCGTCTACGGTCCGCTCACCCCCGGTTTCGGTGTGGAGCATCTGGCCTATCGCATGCTGCCGCCGGCATGCGGAGTGTGGGGGGCGGTGACGATCGCCGTCGCCGTGGGCGTGCAGGTCGCGCGCGCACGCCGCGCACGGGTTGCGGGGGTCGCCGGCGGCGCGTCGACCCCGCCGACATCCGCGTGA